In a genomic window of Infirmifilum sp. NZ:
- a CDS encoding DUF711 family protein, giving the protein MTSIDIRAVALHLIEEDLASRDKAEQAITGFAESTDTFTKTRSYKVLSRRVVLPPVSRRELERSLHVVVELAENASINYVGVPLTDWDPATVAEALQEYPKLFLSVEYAPGQDQKIVGVLRQISGKSYLLATHFAVSFGPRLQTPYFPATQSVKRGVTMSLLYVEEFRREAPSDQLVAELLELQKQAEESFDNFTGIDLSLSPWMDRSVASLIEEVSGVTFTLPGTVAAIRELNARLETLTSHVRATGFNEVMLPLAEDNRLKELARTGQLRFSHLLNYTTYCVAGLDMVVIPETSEDAVLLGTLRDLWSVHQLKRKSIGLRLILAPADEGEEIDLGMFGKTPVISPLL; this is encoded by the coding sequence TTGACGAGTATAGATATTCGCGCCGTAGCGCTACACCTCATAGAAGAAGACCTCGCCTCCAGGGATAAAGCCGAGCAAGCGATCACCGGGTTCGCCGAAAGTACCGATACATTTACCAAGACAAGGAGCTACAAGGTCCTAAGCAGGAGGGTCGTCCTGCCTCCTGTATCCCGGCGGGAATTAGAGCGCTCCCTGCACGTCGTTGTTGAACTCGCGGAAAACGCCAGCATAAACTACGTGGGAGTACCCTTAACCGACTGGGACCCCGCAACAGTAGCCGAAGCCTTGCAAGAGTACCCGAAGCTTTTCCTCTCGGTGGAGTACGCTCCAGGCCAAGATCAGAAGATAGTGGGGGTTTTAAGGCAGATATCTGGGAAATCATACCTCCTCGCAACGCATTTTGCGGTAAGCTTCGGACCGCGGCTCCAAACGCCCTACTTCCCTGCCACTCAAAGCGTGAAAAGAGGGGTTACCATGAGTCTACTCTATGTGGAGGAGTTCAGAAGGGAGGCTCCGAGCGACCAGCTAGTAGCGGAGCTGTTAGAGTTGCAAAAACAAGCAGAAGAAAGCTTCGATAACTTTACAGGCATAGATCTCTCGCTCTCACCCTGGATGGATCGAAGCGTGGCATCGCTCATCGAGGAGGTATCCGGAGTCACTTTCACTTTGCCGGGGACAGTTGCCGCAATACGAGAGCTGAATGCGAGGCTGGAAACTTTAACATCCCACGTCAGAGCCACCGGGTTCAACGAGGTTATGCTTCCGCTTGCGGAGGACAACCGCCTAAAGGAGCTCGCGAGAACGGGTCAACTCAGATTCAGCCACCTACTGAATTACACCACGTACTGTGTCGCTGGGCTAGACATGGTAGTGATCCCCGAAACCTCCGAGGACGCAGTCCTGCTAGGCACGCTAAGAGACCTCTGGAGCGTACACCAGCTTAAGAGGAAGTCTATCGGTTTGCGATTAATCCTGGCACCGGCCGACGAGGGCGAGGAGATAGACCTCGGTATGTTCGGAAAAACACCGGTAATCTCGCCTCTCCTTTAG
- the ppsA gene encoding phosphoenolpyruvate synthase: MSEKKTKIILWFEELSKEDVPIVGGKNANLGEMINAGIPVPPGFAVTAYAYKRFIEETGIRDKIYEILRSRVPAGAAKPEDYMEASKEIRKLIESVSMPKDIEEEIRRAYRELSRRVGKKEEFVAVRSSATAEDLPDASFAGQQETYLNVRGEDDVIDKVRKCWSSLFTPRAIFYRESKGFEHEKVLISVAVQKMVNSKSAGVMFTLHPVTGDRDKIVIEGHWGLGEAVVSGKVTPDEWVVDKKTMQIIQRNIVEKKVELVRDPQTGKTVEREIEPERRNAPSLTDEEVLRLAELALKIEQHYGRPMDIEWAVDRDLPFPDNVFIVQARPETVWSVKEAAGAGTVSVKSVAEAKPVVKGLAASPGVAYGRAKICLTLEDAKAKMQPGDILVTKMTDPDWVPYMKIAAAIVTDEGGMTAHAAIVSRELGIPAIVGTREATKLMVDGKDYTVDARTGVVYEGRVEELLGGKKEEKAAAAAAPIEIVWKPITGTKIYMNLGVPEKIKEYKDLPFDGIGLMRVEFIMASYVGEHPLYLLESGRGDVLVNKMAEGIALVAREIYPRPVVVRFSDFKTNEYRQLKGGEKYEPQEDNPMLGWRGVSRYISPQYEKAFRLEVKAIKKVRDEMGLGNVWVMAPFVRTLWEAEKFIKLLAEEGLESSKDFKIWAMAEVPSIIFLAEEFSRYFDGFSIGSNDLTQLTLGTDRDSAILPKIDPRYFDERDPAVRTAIAMLIEKAHNSPYGYRTVSICGQAPSVYPEFSEFLVRHGIDSISVNPDVVVRTRELVASIEHRIILEKALGVERIEEDLGWPMRRERRGLPKFARRVDEVE, translated from the coding sequence ATGAGTGAGAAGAAAACGAAGATAATTTTGTGGTTTGAGGAGCTGTCCAAAGAGGATGTACCAATTGTAGGCGGCAAGAACGCTAACCTCGGTGAGATGATAAACGCTGGAATACCCGTGCCTCCAGGCTTCGCGGTGACGGCATACGCTTACAAGAGGTTTATTGAAGAGACCGGGATTCGCGACAAGATCTACGAGATACTGCGCAGCCGCGTTCCCGCAGGTGCCGCTAAGCCAGAGGACTACATGGAGGCTAGCAAGGAGATAAGAAAGCTCATTGAAAGCGTTTCTATGCCTAAGGACATTGAGGAGGAGATCAGGAGGGCTTACCGCGAGCTCAGCCGGCGCGTCGGCAAGAAGGAGGAGTTCGTAGCCGTAAGGAGCAGCGCGACTGCCGAGGACTTACCTGACGCCAGTTTTGCGGGCCAGCAGGAGACGTACCTGAACGTACGAGGCGAAGATGACGTCATCGACAAGGTCAGGAAGTGCTGGTCCAGCCTCTTCACACCAAGGGCTATTTTCTACAGGGAGTCCAAGGGGTTCGAGCACGAGAAAGTCCTGATCAGCGTGGCTGTGCAGAAGATGGTGAACTCAAAGTCTGCCGGTGTGATGTTCACGCTGCACCCCGTCACCGGCGACAGGGACAAGATCGTTATTGAGGGCCACTGGGGGCTGGGAGAAGCCGTGGTCAGCGGGAAGGTGACGCCTGACGAGTGGGTTGTGGACAAGAAGACGATGCAGATCATTCAGCGTAACATTGTCGAGAAGAAGGTTGAGCTAGTTAGAGACCCTCAGACTGGCAAGACTGTGGAGCGCGAGATTGAGCCGGAAAGGAGGAATGCGCCCTCGCTAACTGACGAGGAGGTCCTGAGGCTCGCGGAACTCGCACTGAAGATCGAGCAGCACTACGGCAGGCCCATGGATATTGAGTGGGCGGTTGACAGGGATCTCCCGTTCCCGGACAATGTATTCATTGTGCAGGCAAGGCCCGAGACTGTTTGGAGCGTAAAGGAGGCCGCTGGCGCTGGCACAGTATCTGTCAAGAGCGTCGCCGAGGCTAAACCCGTGGTTAAAGGGCTGGCCGCTAGCCCGGGTGTCGCGTATGGGCGAGCTAAGATCTGCTTGACTCTCGAGGACGCTAAAGCCAAGATGCAACCCGGAGACATACTGGTCACTAAAATGACGGACCCCGACTGGGTGCCTTACATGAAAATCGCAGCCGCGATAGTGACGGATGAAGGCGGAATGACCGCTCACGCTGCGATAGTGAGCAGGGAGCTGGGCATCCCCGCGATAGTGGGGACCAGAGAGGCTACAAAGCTGATGGTCGACGGCAAGGATTACACCGTAGACGCAAGGACCGGCGTCGTCTACGAGGGTAGAGTAGAAGAACTGCTGGGCGGGAAGAAGGAGGAGAAGGCAGCTGCGGCGGCCGCGCCCATCGAGATAGTATGGAAGCCGATTACCGGTACTAAGATATACATGAACCTGGGTGTTCCCGAGAAGATCAAGGAGTACAAGGACCTGCCCTTCGACGGCATTGGTCTAATGAGGGTAGAGTTCATCATGGCAAGCTACGTGGGAGAGCACCCGCTGTACCTCCTCGAATCAGGTCGAGGCGACGTCTTAGTAAACAAGATGGCAGAGGGCATAGCTCTCGTTGCACGTGAAATCTACCCGAGACCTGTCGTCGTGCGCTTCAGCGACTTCAAGACTAACGAGTACCGGCAGCTGAAAGGCGGGGAGAAGTACGAACCTCAGGAGGACAACCCGATGCTCGGCTGGCGCGGCGTAAGTAGGTACATCAGTCCTCAGTACGAGAAAGCCTTCAGGCTTGAGGTTAAGGCAATCAAGAAGGTCAGGGACGAGATGGGTCTTGGCAACGTCTGGGTCATGGCGCCTTTCGTCAGAACACTGTGGGAAGCCGAGAAATTCATCAAGCTGCTTGCCGAGGAAGGGCTTGAGAGCAGCAAAGACTTCAAGATATGGGCTATGGCGGAGGTCCCGAGCATAATCTTCCTAGCGGAGGAGTTCTCCAGGTACTTCGACGGCTTCTCCATCGGAAGCAACGACCTGACGCAGCTCACCTTGGGTACGGACAGGGACTCTGCGATCCTTCCAAAGATAGATCCCAGGTACTTCGACGAGAGAGACCCAGCGGTGCGCACAGCCATAGCCATGCTCATCGAGAAAGCACACAACTCGCCCTACGGCTACCGTACGGTCTCGATATGCGGACAGGCTCCTAGCGTTTACCCCGAGTTCTCAGAGTTCCTTGTGAGGCACGGCATAGATAGCATAAGCGTGAACCCCGACGTTGTGGTTCGCACTAGGGAGCTCGTAGCCTCCATCGAGCACAGGATAATCCTGGAGAAGGCTCTCGGAGTCGAGAGGATTGAAGAGGATCTAGGGTGGCCGATGCGACGCGAGAGAAGAGGCCTACCGAAGTTCGCGCGCAGGGTTGACGAAGTCGAATAA
- a CDS encoding hydrogenase maturation protease — translation MTKPYLVIGIGNEIFGDDAIGPLLADALAECGVNAIAAGLDAFTTASYLEGVPRVVFIDVLDESFGSKGEVVKIRLDPRRLSAYDIVDAVNWEISAHVVSPAHIVALGYASGKFTGEAWVIGPVSGNIDFGSPPSEDVIIAAEKVVSELESLIGERIDRGCLREKLERKLAELKSRLFDFVNPARELR, via the coding sequence TTGACTAAACCTTACCTAGTGATAGGTATTGGAAACGAGATCTTTGGTGACGATGCGATAGGTCCTCTTCTGGCAGACGCGCTAGCAGAGTGCGGCGTTAACGCTATAGCCGCTGGGCTCGACGCTTTCACCACGGCTTCATACCTTGAGGGGGTTCCTCGAGTGGTTTTCATAGATGTTCTAGATGAGAGCTTCGGCTCTAAGGGAGAGGTTGTGAAGATAAGGCTCGACCCTCGCAGGCTCTCAGCATATGATATCGTCGACGCTGTAAACTGGGAGATAAGCGCGCACGTGGTTTCCCCTGCCCATATCGTAGCTCTAGGATATGCTTCGGGAAAATTCACAGGAGAAGCCTGGGTTATCGGCCCCGTTTCCGGAAACATTGATTTCGGGAGCCCCCCCTCTGAGGATGTGATCATAGCCGCAGAAAAAGTGGTCTCAGAGCTCGAGTCTTTGATCGGTGAAAGAATAGATAGGGGATGCCTACGGGAGAAGCTCGAAAGAAAGCTTGCCGAGCTTAAATCTCGCTTATTCGACTTCGTCAACCCTGCGCGCGAACTTCGGTAG
- a CDS encoding hyaluronate lyase, whose product MPLNSFSLNRRDFLKVTGATALLASLNWNELVKLAAAQAQSGAINIVWFEAQDCAGNTTALIQATEPDLIDVLGGSFHLVGPGNVKLAFHETVMPEWGEGALDIARAAANGKLDPFVLVLEGSFPQDEKAGGPPGSDYYCFIGEENGKPISCVEWMRRLLPRAVAVVAVGNCASYGGLVANKVLDRVQGLPSSSWSDSPTGAVGFFDDPIRGIKGLVNLLPEAEPFRRFISGQCTLKPGEIRQDCRPAVAVPGCPANGNGQLRALASLVLWAKGLLPLPELDRYWRPKFIYGQTVHEQCPRAGSYAAGDFRQYPGENSYRCLYAVGCKGPISNCPWNKLGWVNGIGGPTRTGGVCIGCTMPGFTDAYEPFYKPLQAPRVPTGLESAAAVAALLAGVGLAYGVSKSIEKKKEEASKEVKG is encoded by the coding sequence ATGCCGCTAAACAGTTTCAGCCTAAACCGTAGGGATTTCCTGAAAGTAACTGGGGCAACAGCGCTCCTGGCTTCCCTTAACTGGAACGAACTGGTGAAGCTCGCCGCAGCCCAAGCACAGAGCGGTGCGATAAACATTGTGTGGTTCGAGGCGCAGGACTGCGCCGGAAACACCACTGCTCTGATACAGGCAACGGAGCCTGACCTAATAGACGTCCTCGGAGGGTCCTTCCACCTCGTGGGCCCAGGGAACGTGAAGCTCGCTTTTCACGAAACAGTCATGCCGGAGTGGGGTGAGGGCGCTTTAGACATCGCGCGCGCTGCGGCGAATGGCAAGCTCGATCCCTTCGTCCTAGTCCTCGAGGGGAGCTTCCCGCAAGATGAGAAAGCGGGAGGGCCGCCCGGTAGCGACTACTACTGCTTTATAGGCGAGGAAAACGGGAAGCCGATATCTTGCGTTGAGTGGATGAGAAGGCTGCTACCCCGCGCGGTTGCTGTCGTCGCGGTCGGTAACTGCGCGTCGTACGGGGGTCTGGTAGCTAACAAAGTCCTCGATCGCGTGCAAGGCTTGCCCTCTTCGAGCTGGAGCGATAGCCCGACGGGCGCTGTCGGCTTCTTCGACGACCCCATTAGGGGAATAAAGGGCCTCGTAAACCTCCTACCTGAGGCTGAGCCGTTCCGAAGGTTCATCTCGGGCCAGTGCACTCTCAAGCCTGGTGAGATACGGCAGGACTGCAGACCAGCAGTCGCGGTGCCTGGGTGCCCTGCAAACGGGAACGGACAGCTGAGGGCTCTTGCGAGTCTAGTGCTTTGGGCTAAGGGTCTGCTACCCTTACCCGAGCTCGACAGGTACTGGAGGCCGAAGTTCATATACGGTCAGACCGTTCACGAGCAGTGCCCCAGGGCTGGCTCCTACGCAGCTGGTGACTTCAGGCAGTACCCTGGGGAGAACAGCTACAGGTGCCTATATGCAGTTGGCTGCAAGGGCCCGATCTCGAACTGCCCGTGGAACAAGCTGGGCTGGGTCAATGGAATCGGTGGGCCTACGAGGACTGGGGGCGTCTGCATAGGCTGTACGATGCCAGGCTTCACCGACGCCTACGAGCCATTCTACAAGCCTCTCCAGGCGCCGCGTGTGCCCACGGGGCTTGAGAGTGCGGCAGCTGTAGCAGCCTTGCTCGCGGGGGTGGGCCTGGCTTACGGCGTCTCTAAGAGTATCGAGAAGAAGAAGGAGGAGGCTAGTAAAGAGGTGAAAGGGTGA
- a CDS encoding nickel-dependent hydrogenase large subunit, producing MSVKEVFIDPITRIEGHLALRALVDTTTRKPQNVWVYATMFRGFEVFLRGRPPEDAIHITSRICGVCGASHANASMHAVDMAYGVVPEPLGVVLRNMAFAMTDPLYDHPLILNMLGGPDYSELVVKKLTPKVWADAQMTDAPHRDIHGFAKISDIMRALNPIEGKIWQLTVKYQRIAREGGVLIYGRHSHPSTIIPGGISTDLSNAEYLLVGYTYRLTKLTAWAKFLYAVWQDIVWFYEEMENYKEQGLTYRKHNMVSSGFFDDPEEYSSLGETPEDVYKNIDKAAQKRSVKPGAFVNGELVTKSYKEINLSIMEHVNASFYDDWKGKFPLYTETDPEGNKLLWGKQDPAYHPWNKVTIPKPGARDWNGKYNWAAAVRFVWKDGTVTPFEVGPIARLMATAYQPSDFGSGNGVLRVTLPRSGGADDLPPSVVEEMTLEWKAPPYSTTLQRVLARAFNVVIDAAAAWQNVLKAVELVRSGRTKTSRPWTAPSRRTFGVGFTEAPRGTVRHWVVQEGGRIVNYQIHAPTTGNVSPHDQWGMSPFEQSVANSVVTEEVPPDQWEGLDFVRAIRSFDPCIACAVHIQVGKVKSIKKMIVR from the coding sequence ATGAGCGTTAAGGAGGTATTTATAGACCCCATCACACGGATTGAGGGGCACCTTGCTCTCAGGGCGCTTGTCGACACGACGACCAGGAAACCCCAGAACGTATGGGTATACGCCACGATGTTCAGAGGCTTCGAGGTTTTCCTAAGGGGGAGGCCGCCGGAGGACGCCATCCACATAACGTCTAGGATATGCGGTGTATGCGGGGCGAGCCACGCTAATGCCTCGATGCACGCGGTGGACATGGCCTACGGTGTTGTCCCAGAGCCGCTCGGAGTGGTTCTGCGAAACATGGCTTTCGCGATGACGGATCCCCTCTACGACCACCCCCTTATCCTCAACATGCTAGGAGGCCCGGACTACAGCGAGCTCGTCGTGAAGAAGCTAACGCCGAAGGTCTGGGCAGACGCCCAGATGACCGATGCGCCCCACAGGGACATTCACGGCTTCGCCAAGATATCGGATATAATGCGTGCCTTGAACCCGATCGAGGGCAAGATCTGGCAGCTGACCGTGAAGTACCAGAGGATAGCCCGCGAGGGCGGCGTGCTGATCTACGGCAGGCACAGCCACCCGAGCACGATCATCCCCGGCGGCATCTCGACGGATCTCTCCAACGCGGAGTACCTGCTGGTAGGCTACACCTACAGGCTCACAAAGCTAACAGCATGGGCGAAGTTCCTTTACGCAGTGTGGCAGGACATAGTTTGGTTCTACGAGGAGATGGAGAACTACAAGGAGCAGGGACTCACTTACCGCAAGCACAACATGGTAAGCAGCGGGTTCTTCGACGACCCCGAAGAGTACTCGTCGCTAGGGGAAACCCCCGAAGACGTTTACAAGAACATCGACAAGGCCGCGCAGAAGCGCAGCGTCAAGCCGGGGGCGTTCGTGAACGGCGAGCTCGTGACAAAGAGCTACAAGGAGATCAACCTGAGCATAATGGAGCACGTCAATGCCTCCTTCTACGACGACTGGAAAGGAAAGTTCCCACTCTACACGGAGACGGATCCCGAGGGCAACAAGCTACTGTGGGGCAAGCAGGATCCAGCATACCACCCGTGGAACAAGGTGACGATACCCAAGCCAGGGGCTAGGGACTGGAATGGGAAGTACAACTGGGCCGCCGCCGTCCGCTTCGTGTGGAAGGACGGCACCGTCACACCCTTCGAGGTCGGCCCGATAGCGAGGCTCATGGCCACGGCTTACCAGCCCAGCGACTTCGGCAGTGGCAACGGTGTGCTCAGAGTGACGCTGCCGAGGAGCGGTGGGGCAGACGACCTGCCACCTAGCGTTGTGGAGGAGATGACGCTCGAGTGGAAAGCCCCACCCTACTCGACCACGCTCCAGAGAGTCCTAGCAAGAGCGTTCAACGTCGTAATCGATGCAGCCGCGGCGTGGCAAAACGTGCTAAAGGCGGTTGAGCTAGTGAGAAGCGGGAGGACCAAGACGTCCCGGCCATGGACCGCGCCGTCTCGCAGAACATTCGGAGTAGGTTTCACAGAGGCCCCAAGAGGCACGGTCAGGCACTGGGTCGTCCAGGAAGGCGGGAGAATCGTCAACTACCAGATACACGCACCGACAACAGGGAACGTCTCTCCGCATGACCAGTGGGGTATGTCGCCCTTCGAGCAGAGCGTCGCCAACAGCGTCGTAACGGAGGAGGTCCCACCCGACCAGTGGGAGGGCCTGGACTTCGTCAGGGCCATCAGGAGCTTCGACCCCTGCATCGCGTGCGCCGTGCATATCCAAGTGGGCAAGGTGAAGTCAATCAAGAAAATGATCGTGAGGTGA
- a CDS encoding (Fe-S)-binding protein, translating to MSWEEFNAEKVRSAEAYALRHLDSVMLHFFEDCVNCGLCEINCPYTAAGEEYGPVEKAEPLRKIYRRHAQIVPKLFPWLFGAGAPKSKEELDKWVEKAYRCTNCGLCYTTCPFGIHSGEMIKVLRGYLAKSGRIPTLLKLMVDAEASNTLLENAGLRGIWEDAVSKLKEEGVEFNKKNAKYLYITSLAEVMMTPGSVFGAVKLFKKLNLDWTMPDKPLSMRAPIGSLAGDDEATAIVARRIYDYIREINPEYVVLSDGGYPYTFFRFDLPRIIGEKPTFKVVHVVELVEEALKQGKLKFKKAAGKVTWHSPCKMGRFGGLLEEPVRVLSEASSDFVKLKSHGSFGKCCGGGSSIACIVPPTQQMMEKVMGTSIPISGTEKAFLDKLYKDMLVAGKAKVDEIRESGASVVVTSCVGCMHTLSMTTQAYGVNVKLKMLSEFLSENLE from the coding sequence ATGAGCTGGGAGGAGTTTAACGCGGAGAAGGTTAGAAGCGCCGAGGCCTACGCGCTCAGGCACCTGGACTCCGTGATGCTCCACTTCTTCGAGGACTGCGTTAACTGCGGCCTCTGCGAGATCAACTGCCCCTACACCGCTGCCGGTGAAGAGTACGGCCCCGTCGAGAAGGCGGAGCCCCTGAGGAAGATCTACAGGCGGCACGCGCAGATCGTACCGAAGCTGTTCCCGTGGCTCTTCGGCGCCGGTGCTCCTAAGAGCAAGGAGGAGCTCGACAAATGGGTTGAAAAAGCATACAGGTGCACTAACTGCGGTCTATGCTACACGACGTGCCCCTTCGGCATCCATAGCGGCGAGATGATAAAGGTCCTGAGAGGGTACCTCGCTAAATCCGGCAGGATACCGACGTTACTGAAGCTCATGGTCGACGCAGAGGCCTCAAACACCCTGCTCGAGAACGCGGGTCTCCGGGGGATATGGGAGGACGCCGTGAGTAAGCTGAAGGAAGAGGGGGTCGAGTTCAACAAGAAGAACGCCAAGTACCTGTACATAACCTCCCTAGCGGAAGTCATGATGACTCCGGGCTCCGTCTTCGGAGCTGTCAAGCTCTTCAAGAAGCTGAACCTCGACTGGACGATGCCCGACAAACCCCTTTCCATGAGGGCTCCGATCGGCTCCCTAGCTGGCGATGACGAAGCCACAGCTATCGTCGCCAGGAGGATCTACGATTACATCAGGGAGATTAACCCCGAGTACGTCGTCCTCAGCGACGGCGGCTACCCCTACACATTCTTCAGGTTCGACTTACCCAGGATCATCGGCGAGAAGCCTACATTCAAGGTGGTTCACGTAGTGGAGCTGGTCGAAGAGGCCCTTAAGCAGGGCAAGCTCAAGTTCAAGAAGGCCGCGGGGAAAGTCACCTGGCACAGCCCCTGCAAGATGGGGCGCTTCGGAGGCCTGCTCGAGGAGCCTGTGCGCGTGCTGAGCGAAGCATCAAGCGACTTCGTGAAGCTGAAAAGCCACGGGAGTTTCGGCAAGTGCTGTGGAGGTGGGAGTTCGATAGCCTGCATCGTTCCGCCCACGCAGCAGATGATGGAGAAAGTTATGGGAACAAGCATTCCCATAAGCGGAACCGAGAAAGCGTTCCTGGATAAGCTCTACAAGGATATGCTTGTGGCCGGCAAGGCCAAGGTGGACGAAATAAGGGAGAGTGGGGCCTCGGTGGTCGTCACGTCCTGCGTTGGGTGCATGCACACGTTAAGCATGACCACACAGGCATACGGCGTGAACGTAAAGCTGAAAATGCTTTCAGAATTCCTATCGGAGAACCTCGAATAG
- the moaA gene encoding GTP 3',8-cyclase MoaA — MLVDRFGRPLTNLRISVTGRCNYSCVFCHREGEGEDPDKLSVEDIELVSRAAYSLGVKTFKLTGGEPLVRPDIGEIVSRVKSLGGDVEVSATTNGFFLLERAGKLQEAGLDRLNVSLHALSPQSYNLMTGVNGSEKVFKGLSLVHDLGLPVKINFVITKYNFGELPGVLDYASKMGFNVNVIELIPEGRGRENFQALYYPVEKLLPMLRERASRIERKQLHNRPVFVLESGIRVEVIANYCNPYFCMGCTRVRLTHDAKLKPCLNRSDNLVDIDSILHHEGLSQEEKLDRLVEALKAVNMLREPFFRIENGNCVSYDGRILGKSREV; from the coding sequence TTGCTAGTTGATAGGTTTGGTCGCCCCCTGACGAACCTTCGAATATCGGTCACCGGCAGGTGCAACTACTCCTGCGTTTTTTGCCACAGGGAGGGGGAGGGGGAGGACCCCGATAAGCTCTCGGTTGAAGACATTGAACTCGTTTCACGGGCAGCGTACTCCTTAGGGGTGAAAACCTTCAAGCTAACAGGGGGAGAGCCCCTCGTCAGACCTGACATCGGCGAAATCGTCTCGAGAGTAAAGAGCTTAGGCGGCGACGTTGAGGTTTCCGCCACAACAAACGGTTTCTTTCTCCTCGAGCGTGCTGGAAAACTCCAGGAAGCGGGTCTCGACAGGCTGAACGTCAGTTTGCACGCTCTAAGCCCCCAAAGCTACAACCTGATGACCGGCGTAAACGGGAGCGAGAAGGTTTTCAAGGGGCTTAGCCTTGTGCACGACCTTGGACTGCCCGTGAAAATCAACTTCGTTATAACAAAGTACAACTTCGGCGAGCTACCGGGTGTTCTGGACTATGCCTCCAAGATGGGTTTCAACGTGAACGTCATAGAGCTCATCCCTGAGGGTAGAGGCAGGGAGAACTTCCAAGCGCTCTACTACCCCGTTGAGAAGCTATTACCCATGCTACGCGAGAGGGCCTCGAGGATTGAGAGGAAGCAGCTTCACAACAGGCCGGTCTTCGTCCTCGAGAGCGGTATAAGGGTAGAGGTGATAGCGAACTACTGTAACCCCTACTTCTGCATGGGGTGCACGCGGGTAAGGCTCACCCACGACGCGAAGCTTAAGCCCTGCCTCAACAGAAGCGACAACCTCGTCGACATCGATAGCATACTACACCACGAGGGGCTGAGCCAGGAGGAGAAGCTGGACAGGCTAGTGGAGGCCCTAAAGGCTGTTAACATGCTTCGCGAGCCCTTCTTTAGGATTGAGAACGGAAACTGCGTTTCTTATGATGGCAGAATATTGGGTAAATCTAGGGAAGTGTAG
- a CDS encoding ABC transporter substrate-binding protein, whose amino-acid sequence MAQAQQSSKRSEAIKLATLLIIGLIIGTAIGFLLAPRPTTPAAQQTITVPIGALLPLTGDLSSFGKRNQHALELAVEDINAFAEQVGSPFRFRLLVEDTGTNPEQARAKIQALAAQGVQAVIGPMASSEVSQVKQFADANKIVVISQSSTAPSLAVAGDYVFRVVPSDVYQGRALARLVFSSGFRGAAVIYRNDAWGKGLFEAFAARFRELGGSVEAVAFDPNAQDVSGEVARLAEAASKLGPSTAVVLISFEDDGIKVIQAAAQNPTLSKLKWFGTDGTARASKMAQQIGAQLVSLGGLTSTVFQPGVNPLQSSFISKFRSRFGEDPDAYSMNSYDAAWLVALSVMAAGQYSGEAIAKALPTVAQHYYGVTGNTALDQTGDRSAGDYAAWKVVKTDTGYTWVLAATYSSATDSWTPIASGG is encoded by the coding sequence ATGGCTCAGGCCCAACAATCCTCAAAAAGGAGCGAAGCCATAAAACTTGCAACGCTGCTGATCATAGGGCTCATCATCGGAACCGCCATAGGCTTCCTCCTCGCCCCAAGACCCACCACCCCAGCCGCGCAGCAGACTATAACCGTCCCGATCGGTGCGCTCCTCCCCCTCACCGGTGACCTCTCATCCTTCGGGAAAAGAAACCAGCACGCGCTCGAGCTTGCTGTGGAGGATATTAATGCCTTCGCGGAGCAGGTTGGGTCGCCTTTCAGGTTCAGGCTCCTCGTCGAGGACACCGGCACGAACCCCGAGCAGGCTAGAGCCAAGATACAGGCCCTCGCAGCCCAAGGAGTACAAGCCGTCATAGGGCCCATGGCGAGCAGCGAAGTAAGCCAAGTCAAGCAGTTCGCAGACGCAAACAAGATAGTCGTGATAAGCCAGTCTTCCACAGCACCCTCGCTTGCTGTTGCTGGCGACTACGTGTTTAGGGTTGTGCCTAGCGACGTGTACCAGGGGCGGGCGCTGGCTAGGCTGGTGTTCAGCAGCGGCTTCCGGGGGGCTGCGGTGATCTACAGGAACGACGCGTGGGGTAAGGGGCTGTTCGAGGCGTTCGCCGCCAGGTTCCGGGAGCTCGGCGGCAGCGTCGAGGCCGTCGCCTTCGACCCCAACGCCCAGGACGTCTCGGGCGAGGTCGCTAGGCTCGCCGAAGCCGCCTCCAAGCTCGGCCCCTCCACCGCAGTAGTGCTCATCAGCTTCGAGGACGACGGCATAAAAGTAATCCAGGCAGCCGCCCAAAACCCCACACTCTCAAAGCTCAAGTGGTTCGGAACAGACGGCACAGCGAGGGCTTCGAAGATGGCGCAGCAGATAGGGGCCCAGCTTGTCTCTCTCGGCGGGTTGACCAGCACCGTTTTCCAGCCCGGCGTGAACCCGCTTCAGAGCAGCTTTATATCCAAGTTCAGGTCCCGCTTCGGGGAGGATCCAGACGCTTACTCCATGAATAGTTACGATGCTGCTTGGCTCGTGGCCCTCTCGGTGATGGCTGCAGGCCAGTACAGCGGGGAAGCCATCGCCAAAGCCCTCCCCACAGTGGCGCAGCACTACTACGGAGTAACAGGAAACACAGCACTAGACCAAACAGGAGACAGGTCAGCGGGAGACTACGCCGCCTGGAAGGTCGTTAAGACGGACACCGGATACACGTGGGTGCTAGCGGCAACTTACAGCAGTGCTACAGACAGCTGGACCCCTATTGCGAGCGGCGGGTGA